DNA sequence from the Candidatus Schekmanbacteria bacterium genome:
GTATTAGGTGCCGGCACCATTATATGTCCTAAATGTGATACCGAAATTTCATATTCCTTATTGTTCGATGATGAAATTGAATGTCCTCTTTGTGGCACGGTTTATATATTAGATGCCAAGAAAAAACATTGGATTCCAAAAGGCAAATGACATCTCAAAATTGAAAGCGCATCCACTATTTTGACATAGTATCTCAAATAAATTATAATTCCATTCCTTGTTAATCAAGTGGGTATTCCTATGGAAAAGCAGAGATACTTTATTCATACTTTCGGGTGTCAGATGAATGAGCATGACTCTCAGCGAATAGCAGGTATTCTCGAAGCTGATGGCTATTCAGAAACATCTAATTCATCAGATGCCGATGTAGTCCTGCTCAACACCTGTTGTGTGCGTGCAAAGGCAGAACAGAAGGTACTATCTGAAATAGGAAAACTTTCCCTTTTAAAGGCAAGAAGAAATTTTATTTTGGCTGTATGCGGTTGTATGGCGCAGAAAGAGAAAAGAAAAATTATTAAACGGTTTCCTGAAGTAGATATTGTCTTGGGTACAAATGATGTAATTCACCTCAAAAAAGCAATAGATAAAGCTAAAAAAGGAGAAAAGACTATATTTGCTTCATCAGATTTCAAATCTTTCAATAGCGCAATTCCTTTCTTGAAGAAAGGAAATATAAAAGAATTTGTGACCATTATGGAAGGATGTAATAATTTTTGCAGTTATTGTATTGTTCCCTTTGTGAGAGGGAGGGAAAGAAGCAGACCTTTGGAAGAGATAATTTGTGAGGTGGAGCATCTTGCAAAGGGTGGTTGTAAAGAAGTTACATTGCTGGGCCAAAATGTTAATTCCTATAATTCACCGTCATCTGACGCTTGTGATTTCTCGACTCTTTTAGAGAAGATTAATGAAATAGAAGGTATCGAGAGGATTCGTTTCGTTACATCACATCCGAAGGATTTTGACAGGAAACTTATAAATGCTATTAAGAGGCTTGATAAAGTTTGCAGGAATATCCATTTACCTCTTCAGTCCGGATCTGACAAAATTCTTAAGTTAATGAATCGAAACTACACCGTTGAAGAATATATGGAGAAAATCGAGCTGTTAAAGAGTGAAATTCCAGAGGTGGGCATTTCGTCAGATATTATTGTCGGATTCCCGGGAGAAGATGAAGAAGATTTTAATTATACATTGAATGCCATTGAAAAGATTAGGTTTGATACCCTTTTTTCTTTTTGTTATTCCCATAGACCTCCTGCAAAAAGCTCTACATTAGATGAAACTTTGACTATTGAGGAGAAATTAGAGCGGCTCAACCTTCTTCAGTCGATTCAAAGGAAAATCTCTATGGAAAAGAATATTGCAGAGGAAGGAAAGATAAAGGCTGTATTGGTCGAAGGTGTGAGTAAAAGAAGCAGCAAGGATTTAACAGGCAGGACCGAACAAAACAGAGTTGTTAATTTTAAAGGTGATGAATCTTTGATAGGGAAAATTGTGCAGGTTAAAATTACCAAAGCATACAGCAATAGTCTTCGAGGCAGAATTGACCGATAAAGCTTCAAGATTCTTTATCGACACTATTTTCCAGTCTGCCGATTCCTTCAATCTCTACTGCAATTTCATCGCCAACTTTTAAACTTCCAACGCCTGGAGGTGTGCCGGTGATAATCACGTCTTCAGGCAGTAGTGTCATTATTTTCGATATGAATGAGACAAGAAAATATGGCTTGAATATCATTAAATTTGTTGATGAATCTTGAACTATTTTGCCATTTAGGTAAGTTTTTATTTTAAGGTGATTAGGGTCTAATTCTGTTTCGATTACTGGACCTAACGGGGCAAAGGTATCAAATCCTTTTCCTCGAGTAAATTGTCCATCCTTCCTTTGCAAATCCCGTGCAGTAATGTCGTTTGCGCATGTAAATCCTGCCACATATTCCTTTGCTTCTTCTTCAGATACATCTTTACATCTTTTCCCAATTACGATTGCAAGTTCTCCTTCATAGTCTACCTGTCTCGATTGAGGAGGATAAATTATCTTCTCCTTATGACCTATTACCGATGTTGACGGCTTCATAAATAGCATTGGCTCATCGGGAATTGGTGAACCAAATTCCTTGGCATGGTCTTTGTAGTTCAAACCGATAGCTACTATTTTGGAAGGATTACAAGGTGTTAAAAACTTGGCAGATGATAAAGGGAATTTTTTCCCTGTGAGAGAATAGTCGTCAAAAAAATTTCCAGTGATCTCTTCGATATTCCCATTATTGATTATGCCTTCAATCTTTCTATCCTCGATAATAACCTGTGCAAACTTCATTTTATTCCTCGCTTTGGATTTGAATAGTTGTAGAAATTTTATGATGATTGAATGTCGCTATCAGATAAGAATTTAGGATTGATTTTCTTCATTGTCGTTTTTGTACTTTTTGCGGTTTTCTAAAAATTCTTCAACTTCTGTTTCATCGATAAGAACTTCTCGGGGTTTCACACCGTCTGCCGGGCCAATAAGGCCTTCTGCTTCCATCTTTTCAATAATTCTCGCCGCCCGATTATAACCAACTCGGAATTTTCTTTGGACCAATGATATAGAAACGCTTTTTGTTTTTGCAAGCCATCTTACAACTTCTTCGTATATCTCATCCTCTTCTTCCTCAATTTCACTTTCTTTTTCGCTCGGCAATGGAGTAAGTACAGTCATATCGGGCTGTGATATACCCTGCGCCTTGATATGGTTTACTACAGCTTGAACTTCCGTATCTGAAACAAAAGCACCATGAATTCTAGTTAAGCGATTATAACCCGGAGACATCAACAGCATATCACCTTTGCCCAATAATTGTTCTGCGCCGTTTTGGTCTAGAATTGTTCTTGAATCCACTTTCACAGATACTTGCAGGGCAATCCGCCATGAAAAGTTTGCTTTTATAACTCCTGTAATTACATCTACTGATGGTCTTTGAGTTGCCATTATTAAATGTATGCCTGCAGCTCTTGCCATTTGGGAAAGCCGTTGAATTGAATCTTCTACTGTTTTTGACGCCGCAATCATTAAATCTGCCAGTTCATCTATGAAAATAACGATATAGGGTAAAATATTTTCTTCCTCATCCCTGTTTTCTTCTCTTAATAAGCGATTATATCTTGTTATGCTTCTAACTCCCCTATTTTTCATCAACTGATATCTTCTTTCCATTTCTCTTACTGCCCATTGAAGAGCGTAAGATGCTTCTTTTGGATTTGTTACAACCGGTGTTAAAAGATGAGGTATGTCTTGATAAACAGAAAGTTCAAGCATTTTCGGGTCAACCATTATCATTTTAACTTCTTTCGGTGTTGCTCTGTAGAGGAGGCTTAAAATCATCATATTTACAGCAACACTTTTACCTGACCCTGTTGCCCCTGCAATCAAAAGATGCGGCATCTTTGCTAAATCTTCTACCACAACATTGCCAAGTATGTCTTTCCCAAGGGCAATACATATTTTTGAAGGAT
Encoded proteins:
- the miaB gene encoding tRNA (N6-isopentenyl adenosine(37)-C2)-methylthiotransferase MiaB — translated: MEKQRYFIHTFGCQMNEHDSQRIAGILEADGYSETSNSSDADVVLLNTCCVRAKAEQKVLSEIGKLSLLKARRNFILAVCGCMAQKEKRKIIKRFPEVDIVLGTNDVIHLKKAIDKAKKGEKTIFASSDFKSFNSAIPFLKKGNIKEFVTIMEGCNNFCSYCIVPFVRGRERSRPLEEIICEVEHLAKGGCKEVTLLGQNVNSYNSPSSDACDFSTLLEKINEIEGIERIRFVTSHPKDFDRKLINAIKRLDKVCRNIHLPLQSGSDKILKLMNRNYTVEEYMEKIELLKSEIPEVGISSDIIVGFPGEDEEDFNYTLNAIEKIRFDTLFSFCYSHRPPAKSSTLDETLTIEEKLERLNLLQSIQRKISMEKNIAEEGKIKAVLVEGVSKRSSKDLTGRTEQNRVVNFKGDESLIGKIVQVKITKAYSNSLRGRIDR
- a CDS encoding FAA hydrolase family protein, with protein sequence MKFAQVIIEDRKIEGIINNGNIEEITGNFFDDYSLTGKKFPLSSAKFLTPCNPSKIVAIGLNYKDHAKEFGSPIPDEPMLFMKPSTSVIGHKEKIIYPPQSRQVDYEGELAIVIGKRCKDVSEEEAKEYVAGFTCANDITARDLQRKDGQFTRGKGFDTFAPLGPVIETELDPNHLKIKTYLNGKIVQDSSTNLMIFKPYFLVSFISKIMTLLPEDVIITGTPPGVGSLKVGDEIAVEIEGIGRLENSVDKES